Below is a genomic region from Kryptolebias marmoratus isolate JLee-2015 linkage group LG12, ASM164957v2, whole genome shotgun sequence.
tatatttttaaagtttacatttaaaaactgggaaatgttaaagacaaaattacCTCCTTATGATGACAGCAGCCCCAACCTCCATCTTTGGTTTTACAACAGGTATAGCCATCAGGACAGGCTGCCGTTTCATTACATGGGACATCATTACCTGGATAAAgaatgaaacaataattattacCAAATTGATTAActtgttccttttgttttttttctttttgttccacCTTTTAATCAGAAGATGGTGCCAGCATGTGTCACGTTTGTCTCATCTGCTCTAACAATGCAAAAGCTGAGTCCGagttcacactgttgtttttccagtttattCTTCCTTCTGCATTGTTTTtgcaaactacttctgcatactttattTCCAATGGAGCTGAACGTTTGGTCACATGAATGGTTACAAGAGTATAGTGTgttttgactttgacttttatgttatcttttatatttttcaaaatatttagctttatttaaaatataatgtcccataaaaatatataagtctacaatgttttcaaaaacattgatctgtttgaaatctgcttcaacatacTTGGTCTGGTTTTATCCTCTTCGgtactttcaattttttttagctactgttctgctacttttagcaaccattctgttacttttagctaatattttcctacttttagctaacaatTTGCCAATTTTAACGACTTTTGCTTTAAcatattttgctcattttggttAGTTTAGctacatttcagcttttagcttatGCACCTGAGATTGTACACATGTAATCTTGCAAATCAATGCAAACTATTctaaagataaaacattttctttatggcgggagtattttttttccaggacgACCAcattaacaaaactagaaatgTCACAAAGTCTGACTGTTTGAATCCAGTTGTGACCTTTATGCTCATCAGTTCTCGGCACAGTTTCAGACTCGTGACACTCTGACATTTATCACCATCACTGATATTTTTAGAAGGATTACGCTTTAATCACTTCAGCAGAGTTTAACAACCAAGCAAACTGAATCTGTTGGTAGTGTACCGAGACAATGGACTGCTTCTGATCAAACAAACTGCGATGACAGCTGCTGGTCTGTGAAATGCAGCTgtttttctgaagaaaacaatCCTGCTAACCATAAAAAGTAAATCAAGCTCAACTAACCACAATGATCACTGACAGAAACCTTATGGACCTTTATAAGAGaagttgacatttaaaaaaagggacattGTTGGAGTCAGATGTGTTTTGGAACCACATTAGTGGGCACTGTAGTTCTAATCTGGTTTGAGTCTGAAAGTGGAGCAGACTATATGGACTACCCTGTCACCAGTATTATTgttactaaaacaaaactagacACAGAATTAATGgtaaaagcattaaaaccaaTTTTAATAGTTATGTTTGACGAAGAAACAATCATTCCGATtcattgtgacattttattgtcagtttcCCTTTTTATCTTTAcgtgtttttgtctgaatattTCCATGCCCAATTCCGATTCATCTGCCTTAGCAACAGATGACACAATCGCTTCGTTTTTAAAGGAAGCCAGCGGATTGGCTGTAATGATTCCAGGGGATTTTCCTGCTTCAGTATCATCACCTGCTctggcatgaattttgagctgataaaacaaaacagaccagactagtttttttaaatttggaagcatgtttggcattttaaagatttactgACCTTTCTGCCTCTCCCAGTCTGCTCTCCGCCTGGCAGGGAACTTGGCCCACATCGGTAGCTGTTCTTTGGTCGATGTGGAAAtgcatttcatgtttttggtgtcaCATGTTGTCCCTTCAGCGCAGCAATGTTCCTTATCATCGCAGCACACAGCCTGCTCAGAAAACAGAGACGTGTTAAGTGGCTCAAAGCAATAAGACGGGACGCGAAAATTCATAttagaaaagaaacattaatcATTGTGCACCTTTGGCATTGGGCAGCATCCCCACTTCCCGTCTGCAGTTTCACAACAGGTCATCCCATTCGGACACTCAGACACTCCGTCGTTGCACAAAACTGTACTCTCGAattcttaacaaaaaaaacagaggggacaaaagttttaaaactggttTGTTCAAGTTAAGGCAGCATAGCATTGAAATAACAGGGAATTCAACCTTTTTTGACGCAGGAGCGGCTGTCGATGCTGCACTGGTGGCCCTCAGGGCAGCAGTGAATGCCGTCAGAGCAGGAGATTCCCTGTTTGGAGGTCGAAAATATCAGGATATTTCAAGTTGTCAACTACAAGCAGAACCGCAAACTGctttcacttttagttttttctctctcacatCATACTGcctggatttatttatatttttagttctTTATCTGTGAGAAAtgactgcagataaaaaaaatatgggtgttttgttttgaacccAAACAACAGACAGCAAACTAAACGCAACCTGCAGATGCACTCACTGGAAGTTCCACTAACCGACGTAGTCAACAAAAATGCAGAACTGTAAAATACGCAACCGCTAACTGTCAGGGTTCAGTGCAAACAGAACTGAAGCTTTTACAGGATATTTTTAACCACAGACTTTACAGCACTGAAAGTTTATCTTCAGCGAAGTGAAACTGCTTTGTTACAGGAAGTGAAAACGGTTTGGGAAAACTAACATTTGCTTTGCATGATTGTGATCTCACCAGAGCAAGAGCTGAGTggctgcagtcttttttttttaaatcaaagaaggTAAAACTACATGAACTgacagaggaaaagaaatgacGACTTTGGGtggatacatttgtttttgtgttggtcGAGGTCTGCATAACAAGATGATTTGTAAAATTCCAGGAAACTTAGAATGAATTTGTGAAGATTCACActttagagaagaaaatggAAATTATGTTATTAGATCTATGAAAAACAAGCACTGAAGTGTCCTACGGTGGAGACATAATCTGGTTTCAGAACCCCAAAGTTAGtttaaaaatccactttttgtaataatgtaataattGAGTGATTtagatacaaaataaataaataaatcattgttttattgcCAAACAAAAGGACTGTGTAAAATCTTGGTTTACAGTtgtacatataaataaaactagttttgattaatgtaaaaacaacaacaatcagatCTCTGTGACTGTTTCCTCTTTACTTTACTGAAAAAACTCCAGCTATGCTGATTTAAATACCTTTGCAACGGGACAGCAGCCAAACTTAGTCAAGGCCTTCAGGCAGGAAAACTCGGCAGGGCATCGGGACAGATCAGGACAGGCGTTCTCACTGTCCTCGTCCATGGAGGACCTGATCATCCTGAAGGACTGCAGGGACGGTGGATAAGAAACACCACTCAGAATACATAAAATGGGTtcataaaaagggaaaataaaggATGCCGGTCATACTTTGGAGACTGAGGGCCGTTCAGCAGAGACCCTTTCCGCCCACGGGATGGACACAGTGGCGTTCACGCAGCTGGACGTAGCCGTATGACAGGATGTGTCCGCTGGACAGCAGTGGACATGATCCTCACAGCATTCAGCCTGAGGACACAGGAGCTGAATGAGACACTTCATCTGGTTTATTAAACAGTAAATGGTGCCGATCAGGATAAATAGAATTAATTACAGTTTCGAGCACATAATAAAGTATAATAGGAATGGTAGCACCTCCACTTTTGCTGGACAGGTTACATTATGGTGTACTGCAAttatatgaaaatgttttaatacaacCTGTTAAATTATTTACTCTTAAAGTACATTTAGCTTAATACACCAAAACTTGTGCAAAGCCTCTCTGTGACAGGCTAATGCTTATTGCTTTTTATAGATTAATTGTTTAGGGTTAGTCTAAATATTAAGATTTAGCAGCATATTTAATTTGGCAACATGTGTAGAATCAAATAACCAACAGAAAGGTGCTTTATAAAACTGTTGGGGAGAAATTTTCTTTTTCGGTTTAGTTGTGTTAGCTTGAGTTAGATTTGCCTCCGTGTTCACTGTTAGGGTTggattttagcatttttgaacatgtttgaagccatttcatcttaaatcagatttttttaaaaggattcCAGTGGTCcaagtttaaacaaactgtaactaaaagatTGTCTAAACCAAAGCACATTTATCAttagtataaaaacaaaactattcatCATTTAatgcacaaacagaaactaaaaaaagtgcaatttttctgtctgaaatggCACAAATTCACTCCTAAAACCTGATGAAACTTAATGAAAGACCACCAAACCAGATGTTAGCCTCAAGTAAACCAGAACTGTGTGTTTCTCACCACAAAATCTACTAAATTCACCTGTTTTCCtgcagtgttttggttttataaagtgtagctttttatgttatttgtaATAATGAACTAGTGCTACACAGAATGGTTGTCACACACCGGAAATGAAGAGAACTTTAAATTAAGTAAAAGTGGGAAGAGTGTGTTGTGGAGCCACATCCACCTGATCGAACGGGCAGCATCTGAAGCCATCAGCCGGGCTGCTGCAGCAGGTTCCACCCTCCTGACATCTGCCTCCATCTGGACACTCATCTGCTCCGACCAGAACCACGAGAACCCAACACACCACAGCCCAGCTCTGCATCTGCGTGCAGAAAGGGGGGTCGGAAGGGAAAGTGAAACTTCCTGCGTAAAATCTCCATCTTCAGCTTTTCTCGACCTGCTGGTTGTTGAACTAAAGTGAAGCTGTTCTCTTGAATGCtcgggtaaaaaaaacacaaatacagtttGTCTGAAACTCACTGCTTATTGTGACGACGTTTCCTTGAAGTTTTagcacttctttttctttattttccaagAAAACAGAAGGTCAGTCACGACAGGAGATGAGAAAAACGAACCCTTTCACTTTCATTAAacctcacattttaaaaaacccacTCTGGATACtttacataaagaaaaataaatattt
It encodes:
- the LOC108243779 gene encoding progranulin yields the protein MQSWAVVCWVLVVLVGADECPDGGRCQEGGTCCSSPADGFRCCPFDQAECCEDHVHCCPADTSCHTATSSCVNATVSIPWAERVSAERPSVSKSFRMIRSSMDEDSENACPDLSRCPAEFSCLKALTKFGCCPVAKGISCSDGIHCCPEGHQCSIDSRSCVKKEFESTVLCNDGVSECPNGMTCCETADGKWGCCPMPKAVCCDDKEHCCAEGTTCDTKNMKCISTSTKEQLPMWAKFPARRRADWERQKGNDVPCNETAACPDGYTCCKTKDGGWGCCHHKEAVCCKDFEHCCPKGTTCNLPKKSCDDDLGSVPWVEKVPTIPRKDVQLQVKDVPCDGTTGCPDGTTCCKTQQGGWACCPLTEAVCCEDHLHCCPKGQKCNLAAQTCDDGLLSVPLAKKIPSIPRKDVQLQVKDVPCDPTHACPDGNTCCKNTADIWACCPLPEAVCCSDRIHCCPKGYTCTGQGSCLQNSKLNWHNWNLFFADKKKTQTL